In Metopolophium dirhodum isolate CAU chromosome 7, ASM1992520v1, whole genome shotgun sequence, one genomic interval encodes:
- the LOC132948440 gene encoding uncharacterized protein LOC132948440 has protein sequence MSVATEPGAYFIPHHPVFKLNCPSSKIRVVFDGSAKAASLLSLNQCLYAGPKLQLDIVDILFRFRLHQFVFTADVYKMYRQILVPPDYRRFQHILWRPSPLDELKEYQLNTVTYGINSAPFLALRVLKDIADNDCTGFPEVQLGLREQTYVDDICLGADTEDELLSLQSNLCSVLKRAGLELKKWSSNTVSVLEAVSPEDRVMESLSFDEDVCETTKILGLQWDPAKEIFKFNGHSTYAVVTKRAILSTIARIFDPIGFLAPVTFYAKHILHEIWEEELAWDDPLPLRLCQNWKTFTDELPVLSAIKIPRYVATQRQSYVELCGFCDASERGFVAVVYLRVIVSDDDVSVFLLGSKTKMAPMKTVSIPRLELCASVLLARWMARILKMFDGNSRLTGFTPGPIPKSLWPG, from the coding sequence ATGTCAGTTGCCACTGAACCTGGTGCCTACTTCATTCCTCATCACCCTGTTTTCAAGCTCAACTGTCCATCGAGCAAAATCCGAGTGGTATTCGATGGATCGGCTAAGGCTGCCTCTCTGTTGTCATTAAATCAATGTCTATACGCCGGCCCGAAGTTACAGCTGGATATCGTGGACATTCTATTTCGATTCCGACTTCACCAGTTCGTCTTTACTGCAGATGTCTACAAGATGTACAGACAAATTCTCGTTCCTCCAGACTACCGTCGCTTTCAGCACATTCTATGGAGGCCATCTCCACTAGACGAGTTGAAAGAGTATCAGCTCAATACCGTGACATACGGCATCAATAGTGCCCCCTTTTTGGCATTGAGAGTCTTAAAGGATATCGCTGACAATGATTGTACAGGATTTCCTGAAGTACAATTGGGGCTCAGGGAACAAACCTATGTAGATGACATTTGTCTTGGTGCCGACACCGAGGATGAATTGTTGAGTTTACAGTCAAATCTTTGTTCCGTCCTGAAACGTGCTGGTCTTGAGTTAAAGAAGTGGTCGAGTAACACCGTGTCTGTGTTAGAAGCTGTATCGCCAGAGGATCGTGTCATGGAAAGTCTAAGCTTCGATGAAGACGTTTGTGAAACCACCAAGATCCTGGGGCTGCAGTGGGATCCAGCcaaagaaatttttaaattcaacggCCATTCAACCTACGCCGTCGTCACAAAGCGGGCAATTCTATCGACTATCGCGCGCATTTTTGACCCTATTGGGTTTTTAGCACCGGTGACCTTCTATGCTAAACATATCCTACATGAAATTTGGGAAGAGGAATTGGCATGGGACGACCCTTTACCTCTGAGATTATGTCAGAATTGGAAAACATTTACGGATGAGCTACCGGTTCTATCTGCGATCAAGATTCCACGTTATGTCGCTACTCAACGTCAATCATACGTCGAATTGTGTGGATTCTGTGACGCCTCCGAACGCGGATTCGTTGCAGTGGTATACCTTCGGGTAATAGTTTCAGACGACGACGTGTCTGTGTTCCTGCTTGGATCCAAAACAAAGATGGCACCGATGAAAACCGTATCCATCCCGAGACTTGAATTATGTGCTTCAGTTTTGCTCGCTCGATGGATGGCACGcatattaaaaatgttcgaTGGAAACTCACGATTAACGGGCTTTACGCCTGGTCCGATTCCCAAGTCGCTTTGGCCTGGTTAA